The following coding sequences are from one Limnobacter sp. SAORIC-580 window:
- a CDS encoding thiol:disulfide interchange protein DsbA/DsbL, with protein MKRRELIQSAVALSVMGAFGGLSPALAQDAGAFRKARREVPRSTPGKIDVVEFFWYGCIHCYNFEPKVNAWHKKLPSDVVFTKIPIAYQSQRVNFQGHQRLYYTLETMGKLDMAHSKVFEAMHKDKKQLANDEQIFDFAESIGLKREEFANVFKSFGVNAKCAQAKTIFEAYGADGVPTLGIDGKFFTSASIAGSEDNAIRVAEALIRRQRQA; from the coding sequence ATGAAACGTCGTGAATTGATTCAAAGTGCGGTGGCATTGAGCGTGATGGGTGCTTTCGGTGGCTTGTCCCCGGCACTGGCCCAAGATGCCGGCGCATTCCGAAAAGCACGCCGGGAGGTTCCACGTTCCACACCTGGAAAAATCGATGTGGTCGAATTCTTCTGGTATGGCTGCATTCACTGTTACAACTTTGAGCCCAAAGTAAACGCTTGGCATAAAAAGTTGCCCAGTGATGTAGTCTTCACGAAAATCCCCATCGCTTACCAAAGTCAGCGTGTCAATTTCCAGGGTCATCAGCGCCTGTATTACACACTGGAAACCATGGGCAAACTCGACATGGCCCACAGCAAAGTGTTTGAAGCCATGCACAAAGACAAAAAGCAGTTGGCCAACGACGAGCAGATTTTCGATTTTGCTGAATCGATCGGTTTGAAGCGCGAAGAATTCGCCAATGTATTCAAATCGTTTGGCGTGAATGCTAAATGTGCCCAGGCCAAAACCATTTTCGAAGCTTATGGCGCAGATGGCGTTCCCACCTTGGGAATTGATGGCAAATTCTTTACTTCTGCGTCCATCGCCGGTTCTGAAGACAATGCCATCCGAGTTGCGGAAGCCTTGATTCGACGACAGCGTCAGGCCTGA
- a CDS encoding septal ring lytic transglycosylase RlpA family protein: MAKPSVPPPVKHENWEPAPQGGGYYLDDGPGDLRPANLDDLPSASPQLEPIAIRNTRPYTVMGQSFTPQTSLEEPYSQKGRASWYGKKFHGAKTANGEIYDMHQMTAAHPTLPLPSYAKVTNLANGKSVIVRVNDRGPFLRGRIIDLSYAAAYQLDYIKQGSAEVLVEKMTPDAIAQYHAEKNGTVVAKNGAQVQQVALSNPSTLVPVHRAPLYLQIGAFGNKNNAEALVSQVSSNHQAFGKASQILSESGVHRVLVGPFTTIDQANEAAIELSAFVQVQPVIKQDLILP; the protein is encoded by the coding sequence GTGGCCAAGCCCTCTGTTCCCCCACCGGTCAAACATGAAAACTGGGAGCCCGCGCCTCAGGGCGGTGGTTATTATCTGGACGATGGTCCCGGCGATTTACGCCCAGCCAATCTTGATGACTTGCCCTCCGCCAGCCCCCAGCTTGAACCCATTGCAATTCGTAATACCCGGCCTTACACCGTGATGGGGCAAAGTTTCACGCCGCAAACATCACTTGAAGAGCCCTACAGTCAAAAAGGTCGGGCCAGTTGGTATGGCAAGAAATTTCATGGCGCGAAAACCGCCAATGGTGAAATTTACGACATGCACCAAATGACGGCTGCGCACCCCACCTTGCCTTTGCCCAGTTATGCCAAAGTCACCAATTTGGCCAATGGCAAGTCCGTTATTGTTCGCGTGAACGACCGTGGCCCGTTTTTGCGGGGCCGAATCATCGATCTCAGCTACGCGGCCGCCTATCAGCTGGACTACATCAAGCAGGGCAGTGCTGAAGTGCTTGTCGAGAAGATGACACCCGATGCAATCGCTCAATACCACGCTGAGAAGAACGGCACCGTGGTGGCAAAAAATGGCGCGCAAGTACAGCAGGTTGCACTCAGCAACCCGTCCACATTGGTGCCGGTTCACCGAGCACCCTTGTATCTTCAAATTGGCGCGTTCGGCAACAAAAACAACGCAGAGGCTCTGGTCTCGCAAGTTTCTTCCAATCATCAGGCTTTCGGCAAAGCCAGCCAAATTCTTTCCGAATCAGGCGTTCACCGCGTGTTGGTGGGGCCGTTCACCACCATTGATCAAGCCAACGAGGCTGCAATCGAGCTCAGCGCCTTCGTTCAGGTTCAGCCTGTCATCAAACAAGACTTGATCCTGCCCTGA
- the hslV gene encoding ATP-dependent protease subunit HslV, which produces MEQYHGTTILSVRRGKHVALGGDGQVTLGHIVVKGSARKVRRLHHNKILAGFAGGTADAFTLFEHFEAQLEKHQGHLLRAAVELAKEWRTDRMLRRLEAMLAVADENHSLIITGNGDVLEPEQGLVAIGSGGAYAHSAAKALLENTELLPEEIVKKSLTIAGELCIYTNQHHTIEVLGAPEASGSKG; this is translated from the coding sequence ATGGAGCAATATCACGGCACCACTATATTGTCAGTACGCAGAGGAAAGCACGTCGCACTTGGTGGTGACGGGCAGGTTACCCTGGGGCATATCGTGGTCAAAGGTTCGGCCCGAAAAGTAAGGCGTCTTCACCACAACAAAATTCTGGCGGGTTTTGCAGGCGGCACCGCCGATGCTTTTACTTTGTTCGAGCATTTTGAAGCCCAGCTCGAGAAGCACCAGGGGCACCTGTTGCGTGCCGCAGTCGAGCTTGCCAAAGAATGGCGCACTGATCGCATGCTTCGCAGGCTTGAAGCCATGCTTGCCGTGGCGGATGAAAATCATTCCCTGATCATTACCGGCAATGGCGATGTGCTTGAGCCCGAACAAGGCTTGGTCGCGATTGGCAGTGGCGGTGCCTACGCACATTCCGCGGCGAAAGCCCTGCTTGAAAACACTGAACTTTTGCCCGAAGAAATCGTCAAGAAATCCCTGACCATTGCAGGCGAACTGTGCATTTACACCAACCAACATCACACCATTGAAGTGTTGGGTGCCCCTGAAGCATCTGGCAGCAAAGGTTAA
- the hslU gene encoding ATP-dependent protease ATPase subunit HslU: MTQLTPSNIVEELNKNIVGQDAAKRAVAVALRNRWRRMQVPMPLRQEITPKNILMIGPTGVGKTEIARRLAKLANAPFIKIEATKFTEVGYVGRDVDTIIRDLIEIALKQVREEAQLGVVEEAKSAAFDRVLDALLPPARDFGFTEKAPEPDENRTRIRFREKLFAGELDDKEIEIEVAAASPSLDVVGPPGMEELTGQLQSMFQNISGGKKKLRKMKVAEALKAIQDEEAAKRVNEEEVRAKAIARVEQDGIVFLDEIDKIATKADGRGTDVSRQGVQRDLLPLVEGTTVNTKYGMIKTDHILFVASGAFHLSRPSDLIPELQGRFPIRVELESLTVDDFKRILTSTDACLTEQYKALLATDGVELEFTDEGVRRLAEIAFTVNEKTENIGARRLYTVMERLLEEVAFEANGQPRPVKITAEFVDSRLGEAAKSEDLAQFIL, encoded by the coding sequence ATGACTCAACTTACACCTTCAAACATTGTTGAAGAACTCAACAAGAACATTGTTGGCCAGGATGCCGCCAAGCGTGCCGTCGCTGTGGCGCTTCGCAATCGCTGGCGCCGCATGCAGGTGCCCATGCCCCTGCGTCAGGAAATTACTCCCAAGAACATTCTCATGATCGGCCCAACCGGTGTGGGTAAAACAGAAATTGCCCGTCGCCTGGCCAAGCTCGCCAATGCGCCCTTCATCAAAATTGAAGCCACCAAATTCACTGAAGTTGGTTATGTGGGCCGCGACGTGGACACGATCATTCGTGACCTGATTGAAATTGCTCTGAAACAGGTTCGAGAAGAGGCTCAGCTTGGCGTGGTCGAAGAGGCAAAGTCCGCCGCCTTTGACCGGGTGCTGGATGCACTGCTTCCCCCCGCCCGGGATTTCGGCTTCACCGAGAAAGCCCCCGAGCCCGATGAAAACCGCACGCGTATTCGATTCCGGGAAAAGTTGTTCGCTGGTGAGTTGGATGACAAGGAAATCGAGATTGAGGTGGCGGCCGCTTCGCCCTCACTGGATGTAGTCGGCCCACCCGGCATGGAGGAACTCACCGGGCAGTTGCAATCCATGTTTCAGAACATTTCAGGTGGCAAGAAAAAGCTGCGCAAAATGAAAGTGGCCGAGGCGCTGAAGGCGATTCAGGATGAAGAAGCCGCCAAGCGCGTGAATGAAGAAGAAGTGCGTGCCAAAGCGATCGCCAGGGTCGAGCAAGACGGCATTGTGTTTCTCGATGAAATCGATAAAATTGCGACCAAAGCCGACGGCCGGGGAACCGACGTGTCGCGCCAGGGGGTCCAGCGCGATTTGCTGCCGCTGGTGGAGGGCACCACAGTCAACACGAAGTACGGCATGATCAAAACAGATCACATCCTGTTTGTCGCCAGTGGTGCTTTCCATTTGTCTCGCCCTTCTGATCTCATTCCTGAGCTGCAGGGGCGCTTTCCGATCCGGGTTGAGCTGGAGTCCTTAACCGTTGACGATTTCAAACGAATCCTGACCAGCACCGACGCCTGTCTCACCGAGCAGTACAAAGCCTTACTGGCAACGGATGGGGTTGAGCTGGAATTCACCGACGAAGGTGTTCGCCGGCTGGCTGAAATCGCATTCACAGTGAACGAGAAAACCGAGAACATCGGGGCCCGCCGCTTGTACACTGTCATGGAGCGCCTGCTTGAAGAGGTGGCATTCGAGGCCAATGGTCAGCCCAGGCCTGTGAAAATTACAGCCGAGTTTGTCGACTCCCGGCTGGGTGAGGCGGCCAAATCCGAGGATCTTGCCCAATTCATTCTCTAG
- the argB gene encoding acetylglutamate kinase: MTTDNLTSAIKAKVLSEALPYIRRFHGKTVVVKYGGNAMTDVNLQKSFAHDVVLLKLVGINPIVVHGGGPQIDEALRRIGKQGTFIQGMRVTDEETMEVVEWVLGGQVQQDIVMMINEHGGKAVGLTGKDGGLIQARKMKLADKSEPGKFHDIGFVGEIASIDPAIVKALQDDAFIPVISPIGFGEDGMAYNINADLVAGKIAEILKAEKLIMMTNTPGVLDKDGKLLTGLTAKRIDELFEDGTISGGMLPKLSSAIEAAKSGVNSVHVVDGRVPHCLLLEILTDQGVGTMIRSH; the protein is encoded by the coding sequence ATGACCACAGACAATCTCACTTCCGCCATCAAAGCCAAAGTTCTGTCCGAGGCTTTGCCCTACATTCGCCGTTTTCATGGCAAAACCGTGGTGGTCAAGTACGGCGGCAACGCCATGACCGATGTCAATCTGCAAAAATCCTTCGCTCACGATGTGGTGTTGCTCAAACTAGTCGGTATCAATCCGATTGTGGTGCATGGCGGTGGCCCTCAAATCGATGAAGCCCTGCGTCGCATTGGCAAGCAAGGCACCTTTATTCAAGGCATGCGCGTTACCGACGAAGAAACCATGGAAGTGGTGGAGTGGGTTCTGGGTGGTCAGGTGCAGCAAGACATCGTCATGATGATCAACGAGCACGGTGGCAAGGCGGTGGGTTTAACCGGCAAAGATGGTGGGCTGATTCAAGCCCGGAAAATGAAGTTGGCGGACAAAAGCGAGCCTGGCAAGTTTCATGACATTGGTTTCGTGGGCGAAATTGCATCGATTGACCCCGCCATTGTGAAAGCCCTGCAAGACGACGCCTTTATTCCCGTTATCTCACCCATTGGCTTTGGTGAAGATGGAATGGCCTACAACATCAATGCCGACCTCGTGGCCGGAAAAATCGCCGAAATCCTGAAAGCTGAAAAACTGATCATGATGACGAATACCCCCGGGGTGTTGGACAAAGACGGCAAGTTGCTCACTGGCCTGACTGCCAAACGAATCGATGAATTGTTCGAAGATGGCACCATTTCAGGTGGAATGCTGCCCAAGTTATCTTCCGCGATCGAGGCAGCAAAAAGCGGAGTAAACTCAGTTCACGTGGTAGATGGTCGTGTTCCGCACTGCCTTCTGCTTGAAATTCTGACAGACCAAGGCGTGGGCACCATGATTCGCAGTCACTGA
- a CDS encoding PhaM family polyhydroxyalkanoate granule multifunctional regulatory protein — MSNKRIPNLSVTDGFDFVKKIWGSLPIPSVMNPTTDLDELDKRISDLKAVEQWLNVNLSMLRATIQGLEVQRGTIATIKSFSSNLGLGGDRVSDVNQAVNEEIIRNAMQAAVAPPPVPRVEPVAPKIPDPEPAAPAAASDAAAQESSKAIVSNATAWWGLLQDQFNKVVATAAMASSGTEASPNAAEPSPKPAKPKAKRAATPRKKTSSSTRPARTRT, encoded by the coding sequence ATGTCGAACAAAAGAATACCCAATTTGTCGGTTACTGATGGATTTGATTTTGTGAAGAAAATCTGGGGAAGTCTGCCGATCCCCAGCGTGATGAACCCAACCACTGATCTCGATGAGCTTGACAAGCGCATCTCTGATCTCAAAGCAGTTGAGCAATGGCTCAATGTCAACCTCAGTATGTTGCGGGCCACCATTCAGGGGCTGGAAGTGCAGCGCGGCACCATTGCCACCATCAAATCTTTCAGCTCCAATCTGGGCTTGGGTGGTGACCGAGTCAGCGATGTCAATCAAGCTGTAAACGAGGAAATCATTCGGAACGCCATGCAGGCCGCGGTTGCGCCACCACCTGTGCCTCGTGTTGAGCCCGTTGCACCCAAAATTCCCGATCCCGAGCCCGCCGCGCCTGCTGCTGCAAGCGATGCGGCTGCGCAAGAATCCTCGAAGGCCATTGTGTCAAATGCCACCGCTTGGTGGGGGTTGTTGCAGGACCAGTTCAACAAAGTGGTTGCCACTGCAGCCATGGCAAGTTCCGGTACCGAAGCCAGTCCCAATGCAGCTGAACCATCTCCAAAACCTGCCAAGCCCAAAGCCAAGCGTGCGGCCACGCCCCGTAAAAAAACCTCAAGCAGCACCCGCCCCGCGCGCACAAGGACATAG
- a CDS encoding FIST signal transduction protein: protein MFRFGHATHPNWREALELVLVQLEGQMQLEQFASDISRPQKLGLIYATEAFAENMPQILQGLRQRTNIKEWVGGLAPGVCSSGVEYYQEPALAVMLMEFPADSARVFSGKLPLPKPGTVTASGREAMSSALIHIDPLTEDIDDLLDDLSLKVSTRQIFGGLVCAGTANTHIAFEPLSGGVSGVVFASGLPIEVRMTQGVQVVGMEHEITGLRGNFVEELDGLPALDVLLADLGLQPDSDEGDPASQAAEVLAKRFAHGLFVGLTDRALAESIALKGYTAGRSEAHQLKVRPVVGMDPNKKSLAVAEDFKLGDRLSFCTRDENSARVDLTRMCAELREDLDAPAPKLNELQAAGFSGIHSQRKPRGAVYIACNGRGAALFGLQGVEQQIVREQLGDIPLIGFSANGEIFRGALYGYTGVLALFF from the coding sequence ATGTTTCGTTTTGGCCACGCCACACACCCCAACTGGAGAGAGGCACTTGAACTCGTGTTGGTGCAGCTCGAAGGCCAGATGCAACTGGAGCAGTTCGCAAGCGATATTTCCCGGCCTCAAAAGCTGGGTTTGATTTACGCCACAGAAGCCTTCGCAGAAAACATGCCTCAAATTCTTCAGGGTTTGCGCCAGCGAACCAATATCAAGGAGTGGGTTGGCGGTTTGGCGCCTGGCGTGTGCAGCAGTGGAGTGGAGTATTACCAAGAGCCTGCACTGGCAGTCATGCTGATGGAGTTCCCAGCCGATTCTGCGCGAGTTTTTTCAGGCAAATTGCCATTGCCCAAACCTGGCACAGTGACTGCGTCGGGGCGGGAAGCCATGTCCTCCGCGCTCATTCACATCGATCCGCTCACTGAGGACATTGACGATCTGCTCGATGATCTGTCGCTTAAAGTCAGTACTCGTCAAATTTTCGGTGGTCTTGTCTGCGCAGGTACGGCCAATACCCACATTGCCTTTGAACCCCTGTCCGGTGGTGTGTCTGGCGTGGTATTTGCCAGTGGTTTGCCTATCGAAGTGCGCATGACACAAGGTGTTCAAGTGGTGGGCATGGAACATGAAATCACCGGGCTTCGCGGTAATTTTGTCGAAGAACTCGATGGTTTGCCGGCGCTCGATGTACTGCTCGCTGATTTGGGTTTGCAACCCGACTCGGACGAAGGTGATCCCGCAAGCCAGGCCGCCGAGGTGTTGGCCAAACGTTTTGCTCATGGTTTGTTTGTCGGTCTCACTGACCGTGCACTTGCTGAGTCCATTGCGCTTAAGGGTTACACGGCGGGTCGCTCCGAGGCGCACCAGCTGAAAGTACGTCCCGTGGTTGGAATGGATCCCAACAAAAAATCCCTGGCTGTTGCTGAAGATTTCAAGTTGGGCGATCGATTGTCTTTCTGTACTCGCGATGAAAATTCTGCGCGGGTCGATTTAACCAGAATGTGTGCAGAGCTGCGTGAAGATCTCGACGCGCCGGCACCCAAACTCAACGAACTTCAGGCCGCTGGTTTTTCTGGAATCCATTCTCAGCGCAAACCTCGCGGCGCGGTGTACATTGCCTGCAATGGTCGTGGCGCGGCATTGTTCGGCCTGCAAGGCGTTGAGCAGCAAATTGTGCGAGAGCAATTGGGGGACATTCCCCTGATTGGTTTTTCAGCCAACGGCGAAATTTTCCGTGGTGCTTTGTACGGTTACACCGGTGTGCTGGCTTTATTTTTCTAA
- the glmU gene encoding bifunctional UDP-N-acetylglucosamine diphosphorylase/glucosamine-1-phosphate N-acetyltransferase GlmU, with the protein MNILILAAGKGTRMKSALPKVLHPVGGQSMLGRVVGTALQFENPHVVVVVGHGAQAVQQHLSHQSGILFASQSDQLGTGHAVQCAIPALADHPVTLILYGDVPLIQFESLQPLVQAAKAGQMGLMTLHMPNPHGYGRILRDTEGAVVGIVEQKDATPSQLTITEVNTGILACPTAQLKNWVGKLSNNNAQGEYYLTDIIAMAHEDGLLVRTCQPRHSWEVSGVNSRVQQAELERIWQLHQAEKLMIEGVQLLDPARIDLRGTLHCGADVSIDVGCVFQGQVTLGDGVSVGPYCVLNNVSIAAGTRIEAYSHLTDATVGEKAVIGPYARLRPGAKLGNEVHIGNFVEVKNASIANQSKANHLAYIGDAQIGERVNVGAGTITCNYDGANKHLTIIEDDVFIGSDTQLVAPVTVKKGATLGAGTTLTKDAPENALTVSRAKQITITGWKRPAKSTKK; encoded by the coding sequence ATGAATATTTTGATACTCGCAGCAGGCAAGGGCACCCGCATGAAGTCAGCCTTGCCCAAGGTGTTGCACCCGGTGGGTGGCCAGTCCATGTTGGGCCGGGTGGTGGGTACCGCTTTGCAATTTGAAAACCCACATGTGGTGGTCGTGGTCGGGCACGGTGCCCAAGCGGTTCAGCAGCATTTGTCTCACCAATCAGGCATTCTGTTCGCCTCTCAGTCAGATCAACTGGGTACAGGCCATGCGGTTCAATGTGCAATCCCGGCCTTGGCCGATCATCCTGTTACCCTGATTTTGTATGGTGACGTCCCCCTCATTCAATTCGAATCTTTGCAGCCCTTGGTTCAGGCCGCGAAAGCCGGGCAGATGGGCTTGATGACCTTGCATATGCCCAACCCACACGGTTACGGCCGCATTCTTCGCGATACCGAAGGTGCAGTGGTTGGCATAGTCGAACAAAAAGACGCAACTCCCTCGCAGCTCACTATCACCGAAGTCAACACCGGCATTCTTGCTTGCCCCACCGCGCAGTTAAAAAACTGGGTAGGCAAACTGAGTAACAACAACGCGCAAGGCGAGTATTACCTCACCGACATCATCGCGATGGCACATGAAGATGGGCTGCTGGTGCGCACCTGTCAGCCCAGGCACAGTTGGGAAGTGTCGGGCGTCAATTCCCGAGTTCAACAGGCCGAGCTTGAGCGTATCTGGCAACTTCATCAGGCTGAAAAATTAATGATCGAAGGTGTGCAGCTGCTCGATCCCGCCCGGATCGATTTGCGTGGCACGCTGCACTGTGGCGCAGATGTATCCATCGATGTTGGCTGTGTGTTTCAAGGTCAGGTCACCTTGGGCGATGGGGTGTCCGTCGGCCCATATTGCGTGCTCAACAACGTCAGTATTGCGGCGGGTACCCGTATCGAAGCCTATTCCCATCTCACCGATGCCACCGTGGGCGAAAAGGCGGTCATTGGTCCCTACGCGCGTCTGCGCCCTGGTGCCAAATTGGGCAATGAAGTGCACATTGGAAACTTTGTCGAAGTCAAAAATGCCAGCATTGCCAACCAGTCCAAAGCCAATCACCTGGCCTACATTGGCGACGCACAAATTGGTGAACGGGTGAATGTGGGTGCAGGCACCATTACCTGCAATTACGATGGTGCCAACAAGCACCTCACGATCATCGAAGACGATGTTTTTATCGGCTCAGATACCCAATTGGTCGCACCCGTGACGGTGAAGAAGGGTGCCACCCTCGGCGCGGGAACCACCCTCACGAAAGACGCGCCCGAGAATGCACTTACCGTGTCACGTGCCAAACAAATCACGATCACGGGCTGGAAACGCCCGGCCAAATCAACCAAAAAATAA
- the glmS gene encoding glutamine--fructose-6-phosphate transaminase (isomerizing), translated as MCGIVGVLSKTNSVPVLIDGLKKLEYRGYDSAGLAIQSDLDHSIHRARSVGRVVELDSSTKTLSARMGIAHTRWATHGVPSERNAHPHISEGRGVSVSVVHNGIIENHEEIRKALTAEGYVFQSDTDTEVIAHLTHKHLVQGLELMAAVQATVKKLEGAFAIAVICNTAPLTLLASKKGAPLLVGHGEGEYFLASDASALVAYTKQITYLEENDVVQLHTTGVSFFDGAGLQVERPIIESQLSADAVELGPYAHYMQKEIYEQPGAIAATLEMVSNASAVKPELFGAEAGNILPGIQQVLILACGTSYHAALVARYWLESIAALPTNVEIASEYRYRTSVSLPNTLVITISQSGETADTLAALEHAKSQGMVNALSICNVPESALIRASKLKFLTRAGPEIGVASTKAFTTQLAALFTFTLVMAKLRGKLTAEQEKTLLTQLRHLPSAMQNILALEPEIKALAASFAEKRHALFLGRGVHYPIAMEGALKLKEISYIHAEAYAAGELKHGPLALVDADMPVVAVAPKDTLIEKLKSNLQEVRARGGELYIFADRDTKIEKADGVHVINLLDHAGHLSPILHTLPLQLLSYHVALVKGTDVDKPRNLAKSVTVE; from the coding sequence ATGTGCGGAATCGTCGGCGTACTCTCAAAAACCAACAGCGTGCCAGTGTTGATTGATGGCCTGAAGAAACTTGAATACCGCGGATACGACTCAGCCGGGCTGGCCATTCAGTCCGATCTCGATCATTCCATTCACCGTGCGCGCAGCGTGGGTCGTGTGGTTGAGCTCGACTCCAGTACCAAAACCCTGAGTGCACGAATGGGCATTGCTCACACCCGTTGGGCTACACATGGTGTGCCCAGTGAGCGCAACGCACACCCTCACATCAGTGAAGGGCGGGGTGTTTCGGTCAGCGTGGTTCACAACGGTATTATTGAAAACCACGAGGAAATCCGCAAGGCGCTGACTGCTGAAGGCTACGTTTTTCAGTCCGACACCGACACCGAGGTCATCGCCCACCTCACCCACAAGCATTTGGTTCAGGGGCTTGAGTTGATGGCAGCCGTGCAGGCCACAGTAAAAAAGCTGGAAGGTGCTTTTGCCATCGCGGTTATTTGTAACACAGCACCGCTGACCTTGCTGGCTTCCAAGAAAGGTGCACCTCTCTTGGTGGGGCATGGCGAAGGTGAATACTTTTTGGCTTCCGATGCTTCGGCACTCGTGGCCTACACCAAGCAAATTACCTACCTGGAAGAAAACGACGTGGTGCAGTTGCACACCACTGGGGTTTCATTCTTTGATGGCGCAGGTCTTCAGGTTGAGCGGCCCATCATCGAAAGTCAGCTTTCGGCTGATGCCGTGGAACTGGGCCCCTACGCCCACTACATGCAAAAGGAAATTTACGAACAGCCTGGCGCAATCGCAGCCACGCTGGAAATGGTCAGCAATGCATCTGCCGTAAAACCAGAACTGTTTGGCGCAGAGGCTGGCAATATTCTACCGGGCATTCAGCAAGTGCTTATTCTGGCGTGCGGCACCAGCTACCATGCTGCGCTGGTTGCGCGCTATTGGCTCGAATCGATTGCCGCCTTGCCGACCAATGTTGAAATCGCAAGCGAATACCGCTATCGCACCAGCGTCAGTCTGCCTAACACATTGGTGATCACCATTTCGCAATCGGGTGAAACAGCTGACACCCTTGCTGCGCTAGAGCACGCCAAGTCTCAGGGCATGGTTAATGCCCTGTCCATTTGCAACGTACCTGAATCTGCACTCATTCGCGCCAGCAAGCTGAAGTTTTTAACACGTGCAGGCCCTGAAATCGGTGTGGCTTCAACCAAGGCATTCACCACGCAACTGGCTGCGCTTTTCACTTTCACGCTGGTCATGGCCAAGCTGCGTGGAAAACTCACCGCCGAGCAAGAAAAAACCTTACTCACGCAACTGCGTCATTTGCCCTCGGCCATGCAAAACATTCTGGCACTCGAGCCTGAAATCAAGGCCTTGGCTGCCAGTTTTGCAGAGAAGCGCCATGCGCTCTTTTTGGGGCGTGGCGTGCACTATCCCATTGCCATGGAAGGCGCGTTGAAGCTGAAGGAAATCAGCTACATTCATGCTGAGGCTTACGCTGCTGGTGAATTGAAGCACGGCCCCTTGGCCCTTGTCGATGCCGACATGCCAGTGGTTGCCGTAGCCCCCAAAGACACTTTGATCGAAAAGTTGAAGTCAAATTTGCAGGAAGTTCGCGCACGTGGCGGTGAGTTGTATATTTTTGCTGACCGAGACACAAAGATCGAAAAAGCCGACGGTGTGCACGTGATCAATTTGCTTGATCACGCAGGGCACTTGTCCCCGATTTTGCACACCTTGCCCTTGCAGTTGTTGTCCTATCATGTCGCCTTGGTCAAGGGTACCGATGTGGACAAACCTCGAAACCTCGCGAAGTCCGTCACCGTCGAGTAA
- a CDS encoding SDR family NAD(P)-dependent oxidoreductase, with product MKNKVVFITGGARGLGAGLAAKVISKGGKAFIVDLNAEAVFAQVETLGGEGIAGCQANVCKPADLELAMAECKERFGRIDVVVVNAGILKMGSIEHMNPADFDAVMQVNVNGAFNTIRAAIPYLRETKGYLQVISSLAAAIHTPLMGHYAASKAAVEALADVARQELALDGIDVGCVHPTFTNTAMIQEVNAGVLWGGHKGAFGAIEPEQVIDAMYRGIEKRQRKIIAPKTIAPLVLAPGLFHRVAEGLSRMQGSEQALKKFKAEEAESLTRR from the coding sequence ATGAAAAACAAAGTGGTGTTTATTACGGGTGGCGCTCGGGGTCTTGGTGCGGGCTTGGCTGCAAAAGTGATCAGCAAAGGGGGCAAAGCCTTTATTGTGGACTTGAACGCTGAGGCGGTGTTTGCGCAAGTTGAAACTTTGGGCGGAGAGGGAATTGCTGGCTGCCAAGCCAATGTGTGCAAGCCTGCTGATCTTGAGCTTGCGATGGCAGAGTGCAAAGAGCGCTTTGGCAGGATTGATGTAGTCGTGGTGAACGCCGGAATCTTGAAAATGGGCTCGATTGAGCACATGAACCCTGCTGACTTTGACGCGGTGATGCAGGTGAATGTAAATGGTGCATTCAACACCATCCGCGCTGCCATTCCTTACCTGCGCGAGACCAAAGGTTACTTGCAGGTGATCTCATCTCTGGCTGCCGCAATTCACACGCCTTTAATGGGGCATTATGCAGCATCCAAAGCCGCAGTTGAGGCGCTGGCGGATGTGGCCCGCCAAGAGCTGGCATTGGACGGCATTGACGTGGGTTGTGTACACCCCACCTTTACCAATACGGCCATGATTCAGGAAGTGAATGCGGGCGTGCTTTGGGGAGGGCACAAGGGTGCTTTTGGTGCGATTGAACCAGAGCAGGTGATTGATGCCATGTACCGAGGTATTGAGAAGCGTCAGCGTAAAATTATTGCGCCCAAGACGATTGCGCCGTTGGTACTGGCACCCGGATTGTTTCACCGGGTGGCCGAAGGTTTAAGTCGAATGCAAGGCTCGGAACAGGCCTTGAAAAAATTCAAGGCCGAAGAAGCAGAGTCGCTTACTCGACGGTGA